A DNA window from Mycobacterium sp. IDR2000157661 contains the following coding sequences:
- a CDS encoding SRPBCC family protein, translated as MITDSGVTVDAPAGVVWRIFTDVERWPDWTASVTSVVALDGPGLAVGKRFAIKQPKLPKLVWEVTEFSPETSWTWVQRSPGGLTIARHDVIAQSSARTRVDQRLEQRGPVGSLIALLMRPTTRRYLDLEAAGLKACSEQLHRLDGSTT; from the coding sequence ATGATCACCGACTCCGGCGTAACCGTCGACGCGCCCGCGGGCGTCGTCTGGAGGATCTTCACCGATGTCGAGCGATGGCCGGATTGGACCGCGTCGGTCACCAGTGTCGTCGCGCTGGACGGCCCAGGTCTGGCGGTCGGGAAGCGGTTCGCGATCAAGCAACCGAAATTGCCCAAGCTGGTCTGGGAGGTCACCGAGTTCTCGCCGGAAACATCGTGGACCTGGGTGCAGCGGTCGCCGGGAGGGCTCACGATCGCCCGCCACGACGTCATCGCCCAGTCGAGCGCCCGCACGCGCGTGGATCAGCGGCTCGAACAGCGAGGGCCCGTCGGATCGCTGATCGCGCTGCTGATGCGCCCGACGACACGGCGCTACCTGGACCTTGAAGCCGCGGGACTCAAGGCATGCAGCGAGCAAC